A genomic region of Phragmites australis chromosome 2, lpPhrAust1.1, whole genome shotgun sequence contains the following coding sequences:
- the LOC133909525 gene encoding uncharacterized protein LOC133909525 isoform X1 — protein sequence MATPRKGTATPLGAVFSPEETKRAVARVAEAIADRRAELGRLQGFVADNAALVSLVNRLPDELSHEIMVPFGGAAFFPGKLIHTNELLVLLGEGYYAQRSAKQTTEILHRRGLELEAQVEAMKATISDLEAEAKFFESTADEASEGLVEIREEYDEETENNSLKSEASSFAGGMSDKDREHARIMARLDELEMEEKEVESTSEEEEDADDNDEDDEGAGTSEDGEESGNALSGDNEHHSSSFGASFSGSGGNDRSHENIQLKSAFKKPGGGELLRGVSHTPSAHTSHPVFPGQTSIINSEVQVPTKAVSFQDDKHIVSSLKSPPLPLDPKYSAPGLKDSSDLVPSRDRKIISSGRKQAFTGSIIEHDDNLSATQSSASNSSEKPGTSASSRPMSRFKMQKGER from the exons ATGGCTACGCCCAGGAAGGGGACGGCGACGCCGCTGGGCGCTGTCTTCTCGCCGGAGGAGACAAAGAGGGCCGTGGCGAGGGTGGCCGAGGCCATCGCcgaccgccgtgccgagcttgGGCGCCTCCAGGGTTTCGTCGCCGACAACGCCGCGCTCGTCTCCCTCGTCAACAGGCTCCCCGACGAACTCTCCCACGAGATCATG GTTCCCTTTGGTGGTGCTGCATTTTTCCCAGGGAAATTAATCCACACGAATGAACTCTTG GTGCTTCTAGGTGAAGGGTACTACGCACAGAGATCTGCTAAGCAGACAACTGAGATTTTGCACAGAAGGGGGCTGGAATTGGAAGCTCAAGTTGAAGCGATGAAGGCAACTATATCTGACCTTGAGGCTGAGGCGAAATTCTTTGAGTCCACTGCTGACGAGGCTTCT GAGGGTCTTGTTGAAATTAGGGAAGAATATGATGAAGAGACGGAGAATAATTCATTAAAATCAG AGGCTTCAAGTTTTGCTGGGGGCATGTCAGATAAAGATAGGGAACATGCTCGAATCATGGCAAGGTTAGATGAACTTGAAATGGAAGAAAAGGAAGTTGAAAGTActtctgaagaagaagaagatgccgaTGACAatgacgaagatgatgaagGTGCTGGAACAAGTGAGGATGGTGAGGAATCTGGAAATGCTTTAAGTGGTGACAATGAGCATCACAGTTCTAGTTTTGGCGCCTCGTTTTCTGGAAGTGGTGGTAATGATAGGAGTCATGAGAATATCCAG CTGAAGAGTGCATTTAAGAAGCCTGGAGGAGGGGAACTGCTGAGAGGTGTTTCTCATACACCATCAGCCCACACATCTCATCCAGTATTTCCTGGCCAAACTTCT ATAATAAACTCTGAAGTTCAGGTTCCCACTAAAG CTGTTTCTTTTCAAGACGACAAGCATATAGTTAGTTCATTAAAGTCTCCTCCCTTGCCACTGGATCCGAAATACTCTGCTCCAGGGCTCAAG GATTCTTCAGACCTCGTTCCATCTCGTGATCGAAAGATAATATCAAGTGGGCGAAAG CAGGCCTTTACTGGATCTATTATTGAACATGATGACAATCTTTCAGCCACTCAATCTTCAGCGAGCAATTCTTCTGAGAAA CCTGGTACTTCTGCTTCTTCAAGGCCTATGTCTAGATTCAAGATGCAGAAAGGAGAGCGCTGA
- the LOC133909525 gene encoding uncharacterized protein LOC133909525 isoform X3 has protein sequence MATPRKGTATPLGAVFSPEETKRAVARVAEAIADRRAELGRLQGFVADNAALVSLVNRLPDELSHEIMVPFGGAAFFPGKLIHTNELLVLLGEGYYAQRSAKQTTEILHRRGLELEAQVEAMKATISDLEAEAKFFESTADEASEGLVEIREEYDEETENNSLKSEASSFAGGMSDKDREHARIMARLDELEMEEKEVESTSEEEEDADDNDEDDEGAGTSEDGEESGNALSGDNEHHSSSFGASFSGSGGNDRSHENIQKPGGGELLRGVSHTPSAHTSHPVFPGQTSIINSEVQVPTKAVSFQDDKHIVSSLKSPPLPLDPKYSAPGLKDSSDLVPSRDRKIISSGRKQAFTGSIIEHDDNLSATQSSASNSSEKPGTSASSRPMSRFKMQKGER, from the exons ATGGCTACGCCCAGGAAGGGGACGGCGACGCCGCTGGGCGCTGTCTTCTCGCCGGAGGAGACAAAGAGGGCCGTGGCGAGGGTGGCCGAGGCCATCGCcgaccgccgtgccgagcttgGGCGCCTCCAGGGTTTCGTCGCCGACAACGCCGCGCTCGTCTCCCTCGTCAACAGGCTCCCCGACGAACTCTCCCACGAGATCATG GTTCCCTTTGGTGGTGCTGCATTTTTCCCAGGGAAATTAATCCACACGAATGAACTCTTG GTGCTTCTAGGTGAAGGGTACTACGCACAGAGATCTGCTAAGCAGACAACTGAGATTTTGCACAGAAGGGGGCTGGAATTGGAAGCTCAAGTTGAAGCGATGAAGGCAACTATATCTGACCTTGAGGCTGAGGCGAAATTCTTTGAGTCCACTGCTGACGAGGCTTCT GAGGGTCTTGTTGAAATTAGGGAAGAATATGATGAAGAGACGGAGAATAATTCATTAAAATCAG AGGCTTCAAGTTTTGCTGGGGGCATGTCAGATAAAGATAGGGAACATGCTCGAATCATGGCAAGGTTAGATGAACTTGAAATGGAAGAAAAGGAAGTTGAAAGTActtctgaagaagaagaagatgccgaTGACAatgacgaagatgatgaagGTGCTGGAACAAGTGAGGATGGTGAGGAATCTGGAAATGCTTTAAGTGGTGACAATGAGCATCACAGTTCTAGTTTTGGCGCCTCGTTTTCTGGAAGTGGTGGTAATGATAGGAGTCATGAGAATATCCAG AAGCCTGGAGGAGGGGAACTGCTGAGAGGTGTTTCTCATACACCATCAGCCCACACATCTCATCCAGTATTTCCTGGCCAAACTTCT ATAATAAACTCTGAAGTTCAGGTTCCCACTAAAG CTGTTTCTTTTCAAGACGACAAGCATATAGTTAGTTCATTAAAGTCTCCTCCCTTGCCACTGGATCCGAAATACTCTGCTCCAGGGCTCAAG GATTCTTCAGACCTCGTTCCATCTCGTGATCGAAAGATAATATCAAGTGGGCGAAAG CAGGCCTTTACTGGATCTATTATTGAACATGATGACAATCTTTCAGCCACTCAATCTTCAGCGAGCAATTCTTCTGAGAAA CCTGGTACTTCTGCTTCTTCAAGGCCTATGTCTAGATTCAAGATGCAGAAAGGAGAGCGCTGA
- the LOC133909525 gene encoding uncharacterized protein LOC133909525 isoform X4: MATPRKGTATPLGAVFSPEETKRAVARVAEAIADRRAELGRLQGFVADNAALVSLVNRLPDELSHEIMVPFGGAAFFPGKLIHTNELLVLLGEGYYAQRSAKQTTEILHRRGLELEAQVEAMKATISDLEAEAKFFESTADEASEGLVEIREEYDEETENNSLKSEASSFAGGMSDKDREHARIMARLDELEMEEKEVESTSEEEEDADDNDEDDEGAGTSEDGEESGNALSGDNEHHSSSFGASFSGSGGNDRSHENIQPGGGELLRGVSHTPSAHTSHPVFPGQTSIINSEVQVPTKAVSFQDDKHIVSSLKSPPLPLDPKYSAPGLKDSSDLVPSRDRKIISSGRKQAFTGSIIEHDDNLSATQSSASNSSEKPGTSASSRPMSRFKMQKGER; this comes from the exons ATGGCTACGCCCAGGAAGGGGACGGCGACGCCGCTGGGCGCTGTCTTCTCGCCGGAGGAGACAAAGAGGGCCGTGGCGAGGGTGGCCGAGGCCATCGCcgaccgccgtgccgagcttgGGCGCCTCCAGGGTTTCGTCGCCGACAACGCCGCGCTCGTCTCCCTCGTCAACAGGCTCCCCGACGAACTCTCCCACGAGATCATG GTTCCCTTTGGTGGTGCTGCATTTTTCCCAGGGAAATTAATCCACACGAATGAACTCTTG GTGCTTCTAGGTGAAGGGTACTACGCACAGAGATCTGCTAAGCAGACAACTGAGATTTTGCACAGAAGGGGGCTGGAATTGGAAGCTCAAGTTGAAGCGATGAAGGCAACTATATCTGACCTTGAGGCTGAGGCGAAATTCTTTGAGTCCACTGCTGACGAGGCTTCT GAGGGTCTTGTTGAAATTAGGGAAGAATATGATGAAGAGACGGAGAATAATTCATTAAAATCAG AGGCTTCAAGTTTTGCTGGGGGCATGTCAGATAAAGATAGGGAACATGCTCGAATCATGGCAAGGTTAGATGAACTTGAAATGGAAGAAAAGGAAGTTGAAAGTActtctgaagaagaagaagatgccgaTGACAatgacgaagatgatgaagGTGCTGGAACAAGTGAGGATGGTGAGGAATCTGGAAATGCTTTAAGTGGTGACAATGAGCATCACAGTTCTAGTTTTGGCGCCTCGTTTTCTGGAAGTGGTGGTAATGATAGGAGTCATGAGAATATCCAG CCTGGAGGAGGGGAACTGCTGAGAGGTGTTTCTCATACACCATCAGCCCACACATCTCATCCAGTATTTCCTGGCCAAACTTCT ATAATAAACTCTGAAGTTCAGGTTCCCACTAAAG CTGTTTCTTTTCAAGACGACAAGCATATAGTTAGTTCATTAAAGTCTCCTCCCTTGCCACTGGATCCGAAATACTCTGCTCCAGGGCTCAAG GATTCTTCAGACCTCGTTCCATCTCGTGATCGAAAGATAATATCAAGTGGGCGAAAG CAGGCCTTTACTGGATCTATTATTGAACATGATGACAATCTTTCAGCCACTCAATCTTCAGCGAGCAATTCTTCTGAGAAA CCTGGTACTTCTGCTTCTTCAAGGCCTATGTCTAGATTCAAGATGCAGAAAGGAGAGCGCTGA
- the LOC133909525 gene encoding uncharacterized protein LOC133909525 isoform X2, which produces MATPRKGTATPLGAVFSPEETKRAVARVAEAIADRRAELGRLQGFVADNAALVSLVNRLPDELSHEIMVPFGGAAFFPGKLIHTNELLVLLGEGYYAQRSAKQTTEILHRRGLELEAQVEAMKATISDLEAEAKFFESTADEASEGLVEIREEYDEETENNSLKSEASSFAGGMSDKDREHARIMARLDELEMEEKEVESTSEEEEDADDNDEDDEGAGTSEDGEESGNALSGDNEHHSSSFGASFSGSGGNDRSHENIQLKSAFKKPGGGELLRGVSHTPSAHTSHPVFPGQTSIINSEVQVPTKAVSFQDDKHIVSSLKSPPLPLDPKYSAPGLKDSSDLVPSRDRKIISSGRKAFTGSIIEHDDNLSATQSSASNSSEKPGTSASSRPMSRFKMQKGER; this is translated from the exons ATGGCTACGCCCAGGAAGGGGACGGCGACGCCGCTGGGCGCTGTCTTCTCGCCGGAGGAGACAAAGAGGGCCGTGGCGAGGGTGGCCGAGGCCATCGCcgaccgccgtgccgagcttgGGCGCCTCCAGGGTTTCGTCGCCGACAACGCCGCGCTCGTCTCCCTCGTCAACAGGCTCCCCGACGAACTCTCCCACGAGATCATG GTTCCCTTTGGTGGTGCTGCATTTTTCCCAGGGAAATTAATCCACACGAATGAACTCTTG GTGCTTCTAGGTGAAGGGTACTACGCACAGAGATCTGCTAAGCAGACAACTGAGATTTTGCACAGAAGGGGGCTGGAATTGGAAGCTCAAGTTGAAGCGATGAAGGCAACTATATCTGACCTTGAGGCTGAGGCGAAATTCTTTGAGTCCACTGCTGACGAGGCTTCT GAGGGTCTTGTTGAAATTAGGGAAGAATATGATGAAGAGACGGAGAATAATTCATTAAAATCAG AGGCTTCAAGTTTTGCTGGGGGCATGTCAGATAAAGATAGGGAACATGCTCGAATCATGGCAAGGTTAGATGAACTTGAAATGGAAGAAAAGGAAGTTGAAAGTActtctgaagaagaagaagatgccgaTGACAatgacgaagatgatgaagGTGCTGGAACAAGTGAGGATGGTGAGGAATCTGGAAATGCTTTAAGTGGTGACAATGAGCATCACAGTTCTAGTTTTGGCGCCTCGTTTTCTGGAAGTGGTGGTAATGATAGGAGTCATGAGAATATCCAG CTGAAGAGTGCATTTAAGAAGCCTGGAGGAGGGGAACTGCTGAGAGGTGTTTCTCATACACCATCAGCCCACACATCTCATCCAGTATTTCCTGGCCAAACTTCT ATAATAAACTCTGAAGTTCAGGTTCCCACTAAAG CTGTTTCTTTTCAAGACGACAAGCATATAGTTAGTTCATTAAAGTCTCCTCCCTTGCCACTGGATCCGAAATACTCTGCTCCAGGGCTCAAG GATTCTTCAGACCTCGTTCCATCTCGTGATCGAAAGATAATATCAAGTGGGCGAAAG GCCTTTACTGGATCTATTATTGAACATGATGACAATCTTTCAGCCACTCAATCTTCAGCGAGCAATTCTTCTGAGAAA CCTGGTACTTCTGCTTCTTCAAGGCCTATGTCTAGATTCAAGATGCAGAAAGGAGAGCGCTGA
- the LOC133909526 gene encoding protein LAX PANICLE 2-like → MVPTRNLLHHDGKNSSKSYYHPGQFCVGIAAQLEASSAAASQDYHKPSRSPWIAMAGDADELAAAAGTSSRGGAGDDGEWLQLGLATVSSSSTSSSGDINTTAPVPPPMELDLFTYDKRNTRMRPPLFPLPLRSYQSYGNGRYRAAAAVAASGSMSAPFLPPFRSSGDAMRVVSPPRRAEAAGLWLTLQAATNQARESILPQIPKSYLRIKDSNMKVEVVMKYLADKLGLTRSHQVELTCRGQLLPPFLLVKYVRDSIWCSSTLREQEALVELPARRSPAAATTDHVMTLYYSTSSNH, encoded by the exons ATGGTCCCTACTAGGAACCTGTTGCACCATGACGGCAAGAACAGCAGCAAGTCGTACTACCACCCCGGTCAGTTCTGCGTCGGCATCGCTGCCCAATTGGAGGCCTCATCGGCAGCTGCGAGCCAAGATTATCACAAACCGTCAAGATCCCCTTGGATAGCCATGGCCGGCGACGCCGACGAGTTGGCTGCCGCGGCCGGCACGAGCTCTAGGGGCGGCGCCGGAGACGATGGGGAGTGGCTCCAGCTGGGCCTCGCAACGGTGTCGtcgtcctccacctcctcctccggcgacATCAACACTACAGCTCCGGTGCCACCTCCCATGGAGCTGGACTTGTTCACCTACGACAAGCGGAACACGAGGATGAGGCCGCCGTTGTTCCCACTGCCCCTTAGGAGCTACCAGTCGTACGGCAACGGCCGTTAtcgggcagcggcggcggtggcggcgagcgGGTCCATGTCGGCGCCGTTCTTGCCTCCGTTCAGGAGCTCCGGCGATGCCATGAGGGTCGTTAGCCCGCCGCGACGAGCGGAGGCGGCCGGGCTGTGGCTGACACTTCAGGCGGCTACCAACCA AGCTAGAGAATCCATTTTGCCTCAGATACCAAAGAGCTACTTAAGAATCAA GGATAGCAACatgaaggtggaggtggtgaTGAAGTATTTGGCCGACAAGCTAGGACTCACACGATCTCATCAG GTGGAGCTGACATGTAGAGGGCAGCTTCTTCCTCCATTCTTGCTGGTGAAATACGTGAGAGACAGCATCTGGTGCTCGTCGACGCTAAGGGAACAAGAGGCACTTGTCGAGCTCCCTGCTCGgcgctcaccggcggcggcaaCAACTGACCATGTCATGACACTCTATTACAGCACAAGTTCGAACCACTAG